gtaacttgtcaaatgggtttatcttgtcGGCAACCATTAACTCAATAATTTACTCTACATAATTTAAATCTTATGAAAGTTAAATGATTTAACTTATCCAgagtcacgaggaaattattgtaaagtatgaattaggaatctccactaaaccttgtctagttcccgttaattgacacatttgttcttacttgtaattcactttaccattttccgaataccgttaaaaaggaaaggtttcctaaatcaaagtggacctctcaacagagactcgtaatcatacaatgtatctgataaatcaatcatttgatcttaactTCTAATTCCATCAATAGACATATTGAAaccaatacgttcatgtaaagtattatacgtttaatactttgttaatattctcaagttataatatatacatatacgtacatatacatattcatatccaattaaataatggttccTAAATCGTCGGAAtccggtcaaggttaaatgaatgtatgaacacagtttaaaattcttgagatttaacttaacagactttgcttatcgtgtcggaataatacaaagataaagtttaaatttggtcaaaaatttccgggttgtcacagcaacCCGTACTCGAAAAGTTAAAAAAAAAGGCTTTCGATCTGGAAATCCAAGTCAATCTCATTCGGTGGTCGTTTAACCCTTGTGAAATCTGTGTTAAGTAGCTTTCCACTCTACTTCTTTTCGCTCTTCCGCGCTCCTGGTAGTGTCTTAAAGCTTCTCGAATCTCTGAGGTATAATTTTTTTTTGGGCCGGGTCAGGCAAAAAAGAAAACTTTGTTGGGTAAAATGGGATAAGGTTAGTCTTCCTTATGGGTTGGGTGGTCTAAATATTGGTTCTCTATTTGTAAAAAACCTTGCTCTTTTAggtaaatggtggtggcgctttAAAACCGACCATAACTCCCTTTGGGTTAAAGTAATCACTAGCATTTATGGGTCCGGAGGGGGGTTAAATTTGACTAACAATGATAGTGTGTTTCGAGGTACTTCTACTTGGCATAATATCATTAAAGCAGGAACAACATTGGACTCCATGGGACTTGAATTCAGCACCTCATTTATCAAAGAACTTGGAAATGGGAACTCTGTAAAATTTTGGCAGGATGAATGGATTGGAGATTTTAAACTCATGGATCAGTTTAGCAGATTATATGCATTGGAATATCATAAACAGGCCTCAGTGTGTGACACGTATGGGAATAACGTATTCTGTGGTGATTGGTCCAGGCCCATCAGAGGTAGAGCACAAGGAGAATTAACGGGTCTGATTAATTTCCTGGCTCCTATTCGATTAAAAGATGATGAGGAGGACAAATGGAGGTGGTGTTTGGACGCAGAGGGATATTACAAAACAAAAACGATGTCGAATTTGATAGACGAAAAAAGATCAGCATCAGCGAATTCAACCTCGGGGGAAACTCTTCGTAACAAGGCAATTCCGCTAAAATTCGAAATTTTCGTTTGGAGAGCGAGGAAAAAAAGGATCCCGGTAAGGATAGAATTAGTAAAAAGAGGCATCGACCTAGACTCAACTTTGTGTCCATGTTGCTTGAACGAAACGCAGACCGTTGATCACATCCTTTTGCAATGTCATAAAGTCGTTGAATTATGGAATCTTGTGTTAAACTGGTGGAATCTGTCATATACTATTACGTTATCGCTCGAGCAAATCTTCGATAATCACTCTTTCATAGTTGCTCCAAAGTCAAATGGTAAGATTATTTGGCAAAGTCTAAAATGGGTCACTTGTTACTTGATATGGAAAGCAAGGAATGATGTCGTGTTCAAGAATCATTCGTGGATGCAGCAAAAGATCTTAACAGACATTCAATCGTTTACTTTCGGATGGATTTCAAAACGCTTAAAGAAACCTTCGTTGGAATGGCATCAGTGGTTGATAAATCCGGGTTTCTTCGTTTCTTCAACAAatattatgtaacgacccgtcctaatccacctggacgaagtcttcaacagctggtcccattacgaggtactgacctctatatgccatgaacgactccatgtaatatcattaaaaatgagcaaatgcacagcggaagatttctttcagacctgagaataaacatgttttaaaagtgtcaaccaaaaggttggtgagttcataggtttatcataaacaataaaattcatcattttgatagaacacaagatttaaatacagtacacctatctcgtatactaaaccatttttcataatgattGGCATAGTAggctcgtatccttttctccccgtaggttgcctcgcgatttttaataatcgtacacatatctcgtgcacaaaactaattcacataacctgtgtataaaaatcattctctcgatacataacattcattttgatttcattgctcaatatggtaaccaaccttaacatataatgtgcatcaataatatccccaaaacagaacatctcgtctgtataatatataaacttcgaagtactaaacaccatgcccactagctcttccgtctagtgaatattctgggtgggggtgttaaacccggtagctacctttaggattcgcgtgaattagggccatacccgtttctaattcttaggttaccaagcaataataatcaggggaaaatattcataacaattagttgcaattataacgtccaactaattcaataataatccacagaacttctgtctgcataataattcattcgaggaatgttttgcttatgtctatctcgtcaaacatttataaaagcatctcaatccaaaaatatagatttcaaaggcatttaataaagcagttgtaaaaatagcgcatgtattctcagtcccaaaaatataaagagtaaaagggaatcaaatgaactcacgatacgatattttgtagtaaaaatatgcatacgacgaaactgaacaatgcagggttggcctcggattcacgaacctatatcagttacatatattaaaacatgtaataatattcaatcaagtttatgtattaatattaatatacttgttatattaataattcatatattatttattataattcttACATATTAATGTTTAGAATATTCTGTAATGTatagtatttttatattttgtgtaACACTTAATTTTTGTTATATAAGAGTAACATTTTGTTTAAGACTATaaaagtatgtaatattagtatagatgtgtaataaatatatttatataaataatatttgttgtagtaaaaataatgatagtaataataatgattttaataagtatgatagttttaataataatgataatcttaataaaatgagaattttaataatgataataataataataataataataataataataataataataataataataataataataataataataataataataataataataataacaataataacaataataatgttgataatgataacaagaatgataatacttataataataatgaaaatgataattttaataaaaatacttatgttaataataataataataataataataataataataataataataataataataataataataataataataataatcttaaaatctagttaatactaataataataataatactaataataataactatgataataataataatacttataatatttatataaatgataataatgtaaactatattaataataataataaaaatcatgatatcaataaacataataataataataataataataataataataataataataataataataataataataataataataataataataataataataataataataataataataataataataataataataataataataataattgaaataaaaataataaaaaatataccctttaaaagctttttgtaaaaagaattgcccgagaccggactcgaacccgcgacctctcgttctttAAAAACACGTCTAACCACTACTCCGCTAGTGTCTTTATTGATTCAGTTTGATAATTGGGCCGTAGCCCACTACAATTTTTAATAGCAGTCCACTTAATAGCTTAATCAAGcccaagtattgatttgtagatctCGACTTAATCCAGTACCGAAAACAGAAAAAGGAGAAAAAAAATGGCAGGTCACGACTACAGATCTTCATCAATcgtcattatcattataatcatcacCGTTATCATCTCCAACTTCTCATTATCATAAATCTTCTTTAACATCATCACATCTCATTTTATCGGAATCATCATCATTAAttgcacaaaaaaaaaaatatagaacagGAACGTGAAATCACAGAATCATCCCTTCTTCATTATCGTTTCACTATTCATCGTCTTGTTCGTTGATAACACCGAAACAGAAACAATAAACAAGAAAAGTAAAACAGCCGGTGCTTATAGCAGATGGTTGTGACAGTTTCGTAGTGGTGAAAGGTAATGTAAAGTGATGGTTGTTACGGGCTCACTAAGGAAAATTTTCAAGAAAGGAgaaggagagagagaagagagagtgaGGTGGTTGTGAGGGTGATGATGGTTATGGTGTCGTGGTGATGGTGTCGTGGTGATGGTGCCTTGGTGAGTGAGGGTGGCGATGGTGTGGTTTGTGGTAGTGTTTACGTGGTGGTTCTCCTCGTGATATGGTGGTTCCTCTTGGGTGCAACCAGGGGCGAAGATGGTATGGGGCAGGGGGGCgggcgcccccggtggattttttttttttcagtgtaaaaattttaggTTTTTCGACTTtgaccccggtggattttttttttcccccaaacctacatattttgccccaaaaccttcaaattttgccccaaattctccaagttttgtcccaaaatcttcaaattttgccccaaaatctccaacttttgtccaaaaatcttcaaattttgtccaaaaaaattgctacggttaaaaaaaaaatttttgcccccggtgaaaaaaatcctagtttcgcctctgGGTGCAACCGTTGTGGTCGAAAGGTGGGGTTCCAACTTGAAACAGTAGCAACAACGAAAACTGTTTTGGTGGCGTTGGATTGAACTGCAAAGCAGTGTGTGTGCAGCAAGCATAGAGTTGTAGGTGGTGTGTGGGTGTGTGCTCGACAATATgaaggaaacagaaaaaaaaaattgtaggtGATGGTGACTCATGTTAATGATTTATGGCTTTTGGTTTGAAACAGGAACAAGTGGGTTCAAGGTGGTGTTACAGTGATGGGTTAATGGTGATGGTCGAAGGcttaattgtaacgacccgcactttttcgatcatactatacttataagattaatatttacataaattaaaccttgccaacatgataagcaatccaaattgtcgagatttatatttccgaaaagagttttacacaacgtttgaccgtctagtttgaccgatgatatcacaaactatacaatgtatgataattatacgtttgtgtatataaatgtatatatacatatttaacatgattaataaatgttttaatatctcattttgtattaataacaacaagttatatgtgtattttgaaactactaacttaagttttcaaaacaataactatacgtaacgttatttgacataaatacttaagacttataatgttatacatatattgtataagtaatgtatttaattacttttaaagaacttaaatacataaaaccatataagtgtattcacaaaagatagctatatttgaatcctcatttcatttttcacaaaatttctatacgtatacctagagtatttgtactcgtatcatacctagctcctatacgtatttactaatagtaaatacacatcaaaatcaccacctaaccagccattattcatgccctt
The window above is part of the Rutidosis leptorrhynchoides isolate AG116_Rl617_1_P2 chromosome 1, CSIRO_AGI_Rlap_v1, whole genome shotgun sequence genome. Proteins encoded here:
- the LOC139859598 gene encoding uncharacterized protein, giving the protein MVIKRKKKGGLQRVADTGDTDNTAGAGDAESKWWWRFKTDHNSLWVKVITSIYGSGGGLNLTNNDSVFRGTSTWHNIIKAGTTLDSMGLEFSTSFIKELGNGNSVKFWQDEWIGDFKLMDQFSRLYALEYHKQASVCDTYGNNVFCGDWSRPIRGRAQGELTGLINFLAPIRLKDDEEDKWRWCLDAEGYYKTKTMSNLIDEKRSASANSTSGETLRNKAIPLKFEIFVWRARKKRIPVRIELVKRGIDLDSTLCPCCLNETQTVDHILLQCHKVVELWNLVLNWWNLSYTITLSLEQIFDNHSFIVAPKSNGKIIWQSLKWVTCYLIWKARNDVVFKNHSWMQQKILTDIQSFTFGWISKRLKKPSLEWHQWLINPGFFVSSTNIM